The Rhodococcus sp. B50 DNA window GCACGGTCTGGGTGGATCTGTTCGGTGAAACCTCCGAGTACGCAGGCGAAACGAGTGCGCATCTATTGAGGAGCTGGGCGAGCGGGTACCTGACCGAACCCCACCCGGAACTCGGGCGGGACGGACCCGTCTGCCCGTTCGTTCGCCCATCGATCGGCAAGCAACTCTTCGGAGCAGCGTTCGTCCACGGCTCCGGCATCGACCCCGCAACCCTCGGCACCATCGTGGAGGACCAATTCGAGCTGTATACGAAGCTCACCCGCGAGGACGACAGCGATCGAAGCCTGAAGACGCTGGTGACCGTACTGCCCGACCTCACCGGGTTCGAAGTGATCGACGTCGTCCATGCGGACTTCAAGTCGCGGTTCGTCGAACACGGTTTCATGCTCGGCCAGTTCTACCCGGGCTGCACCCAGCCGGGACTGTGGAACCACGACTTCCATCCCCTCGACGCCCCGTTGCCGATGCTCGTCGCCCGCAACATGATGACGACCGATTTCCCGTTCCTCGTCGGACGCCAGGAATGGCTGTGCGCTTACTTCAAGAAGTTCGCCCCTGCCCTACCTTCGCCACTCCGTCTGACCATCGCGAAGCGGATGAGGTACGAGGGCGATGCGGTGGACGCGATCACCGCACACCATGAGCTGACCGGGAACGAGCCGGCCAGATAACGGGGCGCCCTGCCAGGCTGGTTCGTTCTGCAGCAGAGGCTGCAGTCAAGCGCTCAGGCTTGATTATCAAGAATCAAGCCTTCACACTTGACCCATGTTCGTGTTGACGGTCGATCAGCGGGGCAGTCGCCGAGACATCGACCGCGTAGCGGATCTTCTCGCCGAATTGCGGAGCGTTCCCCTGGTCCGTCCTTTCGACCGCACCGCAGGCGACGAGGTTCAGGCCGTCACGGACGATCCCGCCCTCGTTGTCGACCTCGTGCTCGAGCTGCTCCGTCGGGAGCACTGGAGCACCGGGGTAGGGATCGGCCCGGTGGAGACCCCTCTGCCCGAGCAGACCCGAGCGGGTCGCGGGCGCGCCTTCGAACATGCCCGCACCGCCGTCGAGCGTGCCAAGAACGCGTCCGGGCAGGTCGCGGCGGAGGGTGACGACACCGAGGCCGGCGCCGACGTCGACGCCGCGCTCACCCTGCTCGCCACCGTCGTGCTGCGCCGGACCGAACAGGGACATCAGGCGGTCGACCTCGCCCGCGAGGGCCTTTCGCAGGCGCGGATAGCCGAGCGCCTCGGCATCAGCAAGCAAGCGGTATCCCAGCGCCTCGCCACCGCCGGATGGCAGGCCGAACTGGCCGGACGCGAACTCGTGCGGCGACTCCTGGAAAGGGCCGACCGTTGACCGTCCTCTCACTGGTGTGCCTGGCCGTCGCCGTCCTCGCGCCTGCGCTCGCCCTGCGTCCGAGCCTGCCGGTGTGGCCGTCCGCGTCGCTGAGCATCGCGGGTCTTGCCGGTGCCGCCCTCGCCGCCACCGCCACCACACCCGTTCAGGGCGTTGCGCTCGCGGCCACGCTCGTTCTCACAGCGACGGCCGCGATCACCGGAGGCGGGCCCGCGGTCCTCGTCGCATTCCGGATCGCCCGTCGGCAGCCCGACGCCGGGCCCGCTCCCACCCCTGCCCCGGGCCCGCTCCGCGGTGGTCGCGTCATCGGAGTTCTCGAACGCGGAGCCGTCACTGCCTCGATCCTCGCCGGCTGGCCCGAGGGGATCGCCGTCATCATGGCCGTCAAAGGCCTCGCCCGCTATCCCGAACTGCGCGAGCCGAACGCCTCGGAACAGTTCATCATCGGCACGTCCACCTCGGTGCTGTGGGCGGTCGCGGTATGCGGCGTCGGCCAGGCCCTGATCACCTGACCCATCAGATCTTCTTCAGCGCACTCCCCTTGTGCATCGCGACGTGATCCGTCTTGTCGCTCCGGATCTCGTACTGCGGCTCGTCCTCGCTGCAACGTCGCCTGCGTCCCTTGAACTCCACGTCCTCTGTGTGCTTGTCGATGATCACACCTTCGACGTATCCGGCTTCCGAGTTCCATCTGACGTGGTCACCGACGGAGAAATGGGTTGCCATGTCTTCGTCCTTCCGATCGGCCGGCTCCTGTGCCGTACGGATAGCCGTCGCCCGCCGGTCCTACACCGTGGGCCGGTCAGGCGGGTCGATGTTCGGCGGGATCCGCCGATCCCTCCGCGACGGCCCGAAAACGTTCCAGGTCGTCCGGATGGAACTCCGGACGGGCGACGACCGCATCGATGAGCAGACGCAGCTGGTGTCGCAGCGCCGGCACGTACTCCGTGCGCCCCCGTTCCGAGACGTGGTCCATGAGCATGCGCAGCACCCGGGCGATCGCCGTGGCCACATGCAACTGCGCCGAACCTGCCTGTCGGATCTGTTCGAAGGCATGCTCGATGTACTCCTCCGGAGACAGGACCCACGGACGCAACAGGATCCGGCCCTCCGCACCCGTGATCGCCGGTGCCGGACTGTCGGTGACCAGCAATGTGCGCAGGAGACTTCCGAGCCGCAGCACCACTTCGGTCGCAGTCGTCGGATCGTTGATCGCCTGACTCAACGCGCGCAGCGCGATGTCGACGAGTTGCCGCAGCGCGAAATCCACGTCCTGCTGCATGGTGCGCATATTCGAGATCTCCACGGCCGCTTCGAGCCGCCGTAGGATCGCAGCCCGCTCCGGTTTCGGATGGATCCGCAGAAGGGGTTCCCCCCGGTGGATGTACGCGCCGGGACGCGTCTCCATCCGCACCACGGCCCCCGGCGGCGCCACGGCGAGGACGAGTTCGGCCGGCGCCTGGGTCACCCAACCGTCGCGTGGAGCGTACACCGTCGTCCCCTCGGCGAAATCCGGCTCCGGCACCCGGTCGGCGTGGATCTCGCCGTGCGCAGTCCGACTCGTGCTCGAGATGACGTTCTCGGCCTCCGACGCGATGCTGCGCACGACCTCGCCGACCTGAAGACCGTGGGCCAGCCGG harbors:
- a CDS encoding DUF6875 domain-containing protein: MPIQRRVGPRSGTVWVDLFGETSEYAGETSAHLLRSWASGYLTEPHPELGRDGPVCPFVRPSIGKQLFGAAFVHGSGIDPATLGTIVEDQFELYTKLTREDDSDRSLKTLVTVLPDLTGFEVIDVVHADFKSRFVEHGFMLGQFYPGCTQPGLWNHDFHPLDAPLPMLVARNMMTTDFPFLVGRQEWLCAYFKKFAPALPSPLRLTIAKRMRYEGDAVDAITAHHELTGNEPAR
- a CDS encoding SatD family protein; the protein is MFVLTVDQRGSRRDIDRVADLLAELRSVPLVRPFDRTAGDEVQAVTDDPALVVDLVLELLRREHWSTGVGIGPVETPLPEQTRAGRGRAFEHARTAVERAKNASGQVAAEGDDTEAGADVDAALTLLATVVLRRTEQGHQAVDLAREGLSQARIAERLGISKQAVSQRLATAGWQAELAGRELVRRLLERADR
- a CDS encoding DUF2945 domain-containing protein — translated: MATHFSVGDHVRWNSEAGYVEGVIIDKHTEDVEFKGRRRRCSEDEPQYEIRSDKTDHVAMHKGSALKKI
- a CDS encoding DUF2254 domain-containing protein; this translates as MSALPRSWMQLRIAAGVYRFRESLFALPALIVVAGAVLAEVSGYIDRSVGPFSWGMKMNSNAAIWLLSTVAGATITTAGVVFSLTVVSLQLASSQFSPRVMRSFIRDRGSQTVIGMLVATFVYCVLTLRHIGADEAAPAPTLSTTLAVILAVSTVVLIIAYLNRLAHGLQVGEVVRSIASEAENVISSTSRTAHGEIHADRVPEPDFAEGTTVYAPRDGWVTQAPAELVLAVAPPGAVVRMETRPGAYIHRGEPLLRIHPKPERAAILRRLEAAVEISNMRTMQQDVDFALRQLVDIALRALSQAINDPTTATEVVLRLGSLLRTLLVTDSPAPAITGAEGRILLRPWVLSPEEYIEHAFEQIRQAGSAQLHVATAIARVLRMLMDHVSERGRTEYVPALRHQLRLLIDAVVARPEFHPDDLERFRAVAEGSADPAEHRPA